One part of the Xanthocytophaga agilis genome encodes these proteins:
- a CDS encoding T9SS type A sorting domain-containing protein — translation MKYKSLLKLLILFVIHSILSGRLCAQVLVYEGFDYFNTTNESLHQIHNGKFTGGTTTNLATSLGWGGDWQESGGTGTYLVNPSSSVDYTAGGYDLITAGHFGQTGTASSIGRKLQNSPAGPFGRNGTNSNTGNTSNGTNYLVIPGNFTSNTYSSTTTSVGADGTTLWLSFLVNKTENNDNPTYISLHRNSDDWDGDSGNHLAVGYFGASSNSGGSRYWSIRINNVVTVSNDIITPNQWTLLVARINFNSATGNQVTLYVNPTNIGQSGAPATSNAPVSASSAAGVVNTFTSLAYYGGGVASTIPQSYIDELRIASDYSFATTASNLIRIEGSLCTGTLGNNIFTNGDFDSYASTPTYNIAQTSPWTDPPSRSSIDDSGPWVDVTGGGSYCYVDVLNFGGNGGPNDGYYTLVNGIRSAWDVWTTNTDYSGTGYLMLANAAYQPNIFFKQVPSNNFCELTRYEFSVQVMNVDKQTYRTAYGSSGTADGGFKNCDPTREPGCQQLSQLDGGVSATGNRNLTTHSNSGGSGCNLYDWYTSGTVNATTSDSRSYRVLPDIEFIIGDGSGNEVVAYSPPAPIPNDEQWHKVGFTFTTKAGVTSLELKVRNKAPGGGGNDIALDDFSFRACGPSVLLGNNFPGCTPTPLVWVDSITDEYSSPKYQWEVSSNNGTSWTDIVGATDSVYIPTFPTVNQNDLVRLRIASSVPNLSSANCYIVSSSLNVVCLVPLPATLLSFNAQKISTGVQINWQTTYESETDYFIVERSLDGSTFTQLCQVSAKGNSNQLESYYCYDSAPANGRNYYRLKQVDQDGQYSYSKVVSVTYDQATSSRQIQLVPNPANESVKVVFVEDVTKAQSAHVTVSTIMGQVIQEQTVKLNSNELVLNTSSLSDGIYIVEVMVGEQKFVQKLVITK, via the coding sequence ATGAAATACAAATCTTTACTCAAACTTTTAATACTGTTTGTCATACACAGTATACTATCAGGGCGACTATGCGCTCAAGTGCTTGTTTATGAAGGCTTTGATTATTTTAATACGACTAACGAAAGTCTTCATCAGATCCATAATGGTAAATTCACAGGTGGTACTACCACTAATCTTGCTACCAGTTTGGGATGGGGAGGTGACTGGCAAGAGTCTGGAGGAACAGGAACTTATTTGGTAAATCCTTCATCTTCTGTTGATTACACGGCAGGTGGATATGATCTGATTACTGCGGGACATTTTGGACAAACAGGGACTGCTTCTTCCATAGGGCGAAAACTTCAAAATAGTCCTGCCGGGCCATTTGGGAGAAATGGTACTAACTCCAATACGGGAAATACGAGTAATGGTACTAATTATCTGGTGATACCTGGCAACTTTACTTCTAACACTTATTCCTCTACCACTACTTCTGTTGGGGCAGATGGAACTACATTATGGCTTAGCTTTTTAGTGAATAAAACTGAGAATAACGATAATCCAACCTATATTTCTTTACATAGAAACTCAGATGATTGGGATGGTGATAGTGGAAATCATCTGGCTGTTGGTTATTTTGGTGCTTCATCTAATTCCGGAGGTAGTCGCTATTGGTCTATCCGGATTAATAATGTTGTGACTGTCAGCAATGATATCATTACACCCAATCAATGGACATTACTGGTTGCCAGAATTAATTTTAATTCAGCTACAGGTAATCAGGTAACATTATATGTGAATCCTACCAATATTGGGCAGTCTGGTGCTCCTGCCACTAGCAATGCTCCTGTTTCTGCTTCATCGGCAGCTGGAGTTGTTAATACATTTACAAGTCTTGCTTATTATGGTGGGGGAGTGGCATCAACTATACCTCAAAGTTATATAGACGAACTAAGAATTGCATCTGATTATAGTTTTGCCACAACAGCATCTAATCTGATTCGCATTGAAGGCTCTCTCTGTACAGGTACATTGGGAAATAATATCTTTACCAATGGTGACTTTGATAGCTATGCTTCTACGCCTACCTATAATATAGCTCAGACATCACCATGGACAGATCCTCCATCCAGAAGTTCCATAGATGATTCCGGGCCTTGGGTCGATGTGACAGGTGGTGGTTCTTATTGTTATGTAGATGTATTGAACTTTGGTGGTAACGGAGGGCCTAATGATGGATATTATACTCTTGTAAATGGTATAAGAAGTGCCTGGGATGTATGGACTACTAATACAGATTATAGTGGTACTGGGTACCTGATGTTAGCCAACGCTGCTTATCAACCCAATATTTTCTTTAAGCAGGTGCCAAGCAATAATTTTTGTGAGTTGACCAGATATGAGTTCAGTGTGCAGGTAATGAACGTCGATAAACAAACTTATCGGACTGCCTATGGAAGTTCAGGAACTGCAGATGGCGGATTTAAAAATTGTGATCCTACCCGAGAGCCTGGATGTCAGCAGTTATCGCAGCTTGACGGTGGGGTGAGTGCAACAGGTAATCGAAATCTGACTACGCATAGTAATTCAGGTGGTAGTGGATGTAACTTGTATGACTGGTACACTTCGGGTACTGTTAATGCAACTACATCTGATTCAAGAAGCTACCGGGTACTTCCTGATATTGAATTTATCATTGGTGATGGTAGTGGAAATGAGGTGGTTGCCTATAGTCCTCCCGCACCGATACCTAATGATGAACAATGGCACAAAGTAGGTTTTACCTTTACCACCAAAGCAGGGGTGACATCACTGGAACTAAAAGTACGGAATAAGGCTCCTGGTGGTGGAGGTAACGATATTGCGTTAGATGATTTCTCGTTTCGTGCCTGTGGGCCTTCTGTTTTATTGGGAAATAATTTTCCGGGTTGTACACCTACTCCATTGGTTTGGGTTGATTCTATTACAGATGAATATTCCAGTCCTAAATACCAGTGGGAAGTTAGTTCAAATAACGGTACTTCCTGGACAGATATTGTAGGGGCTACTGATAGTGTATATATACCTACTTTCCCAACAGTTAATCAAAATGATCTGGTGCGGTTGCGTATTGCCAGCAGTGTACCTAACCTGAGCTCCGCTAACTGTTACATCGTTTCTTCCAGTCTAAATGTGGTTTGTCTGGTACCTCTTCCTGCTACATTGCTTTCTTTTAATGCACAAAAGATCAGTACAGGTGTGCAGATAAACTGGCAGACTACCTATGAGTCTGAGACAGATTATTTTATAGTAGAACGTTCTTTAGATGGAAGTACTTTCACTCAACTATGTCAGGTAAGTGCCAAAGGAAACAGCAATCAACTGGAGAGTTATTATTGTTATGATTCAGCACCTGCAAATGGACGCAACTATTATCGTCTAAAGCAAGTAGATCAGGATGGTCAGTATTCATACTCCAAAGTAGTTTCTGTTACTTATGATCAGGCAACCAGTTCCCGTCAGATACAATTGGTGCCAAACCCGGCAAATGAAAGTGTAAAGGTTGTTTTTGTAGAGGATGTAACGAAAGCTCAGTCAGCACATGTAACTGTATCTACAATAATGGGACAAGTGATACAGGAACAAACTGTAAAACTAAACAGCAATGAACTAGTTCTTAATACTTCTTCCTTGTCGGATGGAATATATATCGTGGAAGTAATGGTGGGAGAACAAAAATTTGTACAAAAACTGGTAATTACAAAATAA
- a CDS encoding RNA polymerase sigma-70 factor: MQLSSTPDESFQQGTNMTDLSEQVSSAENQVDTELFIRKAFDTDAWEGCSLLFRRYYPVLCSHAIRYVYSREIAEDLVAEIFHDFWKNRIFEQVHSSYRSYLFKTVRNRSFNYLRQKLTSSISVEDFPVICEVQSSDQQMFYDELYQMIQRTVDEMSPKCQKVFLMSRFDGKKNHEIAEEMQISQRTVEVHISNALALLRKVLKEGGVLCLFLLSSIL; the protein is encoded by the coding sequence ATGCAACTATCTTCTACCCCAGATGAGTCGTTCCAGCAAGGAACTAACATGACAGATTTATCTGAGCAGGTTTCCTCTGCAGAGAATCAGGTAGATACAGAGCTCTTTATTCGGAAAGCATTTGATACAGATGCCTGGGAAGGCTGTTCCTTGCTATTTCGAAGATACTATCCTGTACTTTGTAGTCATGCTATTCGCTATGTGTATTCGCGGGAAATCGCAGAAGATCTGGTTGCAGAGATTTTTCATGACTTCTGGAAAAACCGAATTTTTGAACAGGTGCATAGTTCGTACCGATCTTACTTGTTTAAAACAGTTCGGAACCGATCCTTTAATTATTTGCGACAAAAATTAACATCCTCAATTTCTGTGGAGGATTTCCCTGTTATATGTGAGGTTCAGTCTTCTGATCAGCAAATGTTCTATGATGAGCTCTATCAAATGATCCAAAGAACCGTAGATGAAATGTCGCCCAAGTGTCAAAAGGTATTTCTGATGAGCCGTTTTGATGGCAAGAAAAACCATGAGATCGCAGAAGAGATGCAGATTTCACAGCGTACGGTAGAAGTTCATATTAGTAATGCCTTAGCCTTGTTACGGAAAGTTCTGAAGGAAGGAGGAGTACTTTGCTTGTTTCTTCTGTCTTCTATCTTATAA